The genomic window GTTACACTATAAGTTTTTGTTTCATCATTGTTTTCTTCCGATAACGGCACATTTTTATAAATACGGCGCTGACGATACGTAATAAATACAGCAACCAGTAAACCAATGAATGTACTAATTGTTGGTAGAAGCATTGCCTCTGGAATTAAATCAATATTAATTGAAAGTCCGCTTGCTTCCATATTATCTGCTATCGTCTTATGAAAAATCTGCCCAAATCCATAAGGCAATAACATATATGGCGCTGTTAAACCAAAGGTTAAGATGCAAGCAATTAACCGTCGATCCACTTCTAACCGATTGAGAATAAGTAAAATAGGTGGAATTAATATAGGAATAAATGCGATGTGTACTGGCACAGCGTTTTGGGACATACACGCCACTGCAAGCAGCATTAAAAACAATAACATTCTCGTTAGCGTATCACGGTCACGATCCCCTTTACGCTTCATCCAAATTTGCAAACGATCAACTAAAAAGTCTGGTAAACCTGTTCTAGATAATCCAATTGCGAATGCCCCAAGTAGCACATAGCTAAAGGCAATCTCAGCATTTCCGCCAAGTCCACTTCCATAAATTTCAACCGTATCTGAAAATCCTAATCCGCCTATAAGCCCTCCAATTAAAGCCGAAAGCGTAATGGCTAGGACAACATGCACCCGAGCCAAACTGAGTATAATCATTAAAACTACTGCAATAATAACTGCATTCATAACCATCATCCTTTAGTCTGATAAATCACTAAAACATTTGTCTAACTTATCACCCTTTCCTTACTTTTGTCAAGACGAAAAAAACCGAAAGGCTTTTAGCCTCTCGGTTTTCTATACAGTTTATATTGCTAGGATTTTTGTAAAAGATAGTGATTTATCGCGACACCCTTTTAGCTGATAAGAGACTTTATCGCCTTCTTGAATCGATAATTCAACGGTCTCCGTAAAAGAAGCGTCATTTGTTGCGAAAAGTTTATGGGTTCCTGCCGGTACTTCAATCGTCATTTTTTGCCTACGTTTTAACGATCCTACAAAGTGATCATTAATAAACACTCGATATTTTCGATTTGCGGCATAAAGCTCACGTGCACACTTTATCTCCACATAAGCAGTATCAATCATTTTGTTCCCCTTCCTCTTACAGAAACGTTCTGCTTGAATAGGTTCCACTCATTAATACCCTTCATTATAACGATATGCTTCTTACGGTACAAGTATTAATATCTATTTATCTGTTTACGATTTGTTAATCGCTTTTTAGGAATGAGCCACGAACCATGCAAGCGTTCGCGCCATGATACCTGTTGCTCCAGCTGGTCCAAGAGACGATCCTTTGTCTTTAGAAGCTGTTCCAGCAACATCTAAATGTACCCAAGGTGTAGAACCGACAAACTCTCCGATAAATAAGCCTGCTGTAATGCTTCCACCTGCTCGGCCAGGAGCATTATTCAAGTCTGCTACATCACTTGTCTTAAGCATATCCTTGTAAGGTTGGCTATTTGGGAACGCCCATACAGGTTCACCCGTTTCTTCACCAGCGCGTCTTACACGTTCCATTAGCTCATTATCATTTGTTACCGCTCCTGTTGTATCATGTCCGAGAGCCACCACGCATGCTCCTGTCAATGTTGCAACATCAATGAGACGTGTCGCACCAAGTTGGACAGCATATGCCACACCATCGGCGAGAATGAGTCGACCTTCTGCATCTGTATTTCGTACTTCTATTGTTTTCCCATTCATTGCTCTTAATACATCGCCAGGCTTCATTGCCGAACCATTTATTAGGTTCTCACTAGAAGGGATGACACAAAGAACATTTTGCTTCGGCTTTGTTTGACCAATGATATCCATTGCACCAAGAACTGCTCCAGCTCCGCCCATATCTGTTTTCATGGTATGCATATTGGCAGCAGGTTTAAGAGAATACCCACCCGCATCAAAGGTTAATCCTTTTCCAACGAGTGCCGTCACTTCTTTACTTTCTTTATTCCCGTTATAGCGCATAACGATCATTTTTGCTTTTTGATCACTTCCTTGCGAAACAGCGAGAAGCGCGCCCATGCCAAGAGATTCCATCTCATCTTCTTCGAGCACATCATAGTCGAATCCATGTTTTTCAGCAAGTACTTTCGCTTCATAGGCAAGGTCTGTTGGCGTTAATAAGTTACCAGGAATATTAACTAATCGGCGAGCAGTGTTAGCGCCCTCCCCATATGTATATCCAAGCTCTGCCTGTTTTGTGAAACCTTCTTCGTCTACGTAAAAACTAACGGCCGAAAGGTTTTTCTTCACTTCATTACTTTTTTCTTTATACGTCACTTTATCGTAAGAACTTAAAGCAAGAGCTTCTCC from Shouchella hunanensis includes these protein-coding regions:
- a CDS encoding Na+/H+ antiporter family protein, whose amino-acid sequence is MNAVIIAVVLMIILSLARVHVVLAITLSALIGGLIGGLGFSDTVEIYGSGLGGNAEIAFSYVLLGAFAIGLSRTGLPDFLVDRLQIWMKRKGDRDRDTLTRMLLFLMLLAVACMSQNAVPVHIAFIPILIPPILLILNRLEVDRRLIACILTFGLTAPYMLLPYGFGQIFHKTIADNMEASGLSINIDLIPEAMLLPTISTFIGLLVAVFITYRQRRIYKNVPLSEENNDETKTYSVTSLSLAVFAVVVTVVVQSFYRDSMIPAALAGLLVLFVSGAVKVKKTDEVMSEGIKMMGFIGFVMLAAAGFAAVIRETGHVESLVTNVSDMIDGNQVIAVLLMMVVGLIITLGIGSSFSTIPIITTLFVPLGLEVGLSTLAIISIIGSAGAIGDAGAPASDSTLGPTAGLNADGQHDHIWDTCVPTFLHLTVPLFFVGWIAALIL
- a CDS encoding leucyl aminopeptidase; this encodes MFKEKAQWNVGQLDEDVLVLAVWSKGEFTPGVQAIDREMNHQLTELSKQKSFPVKKGECIDFFTLGTLGVKKIYAVYLGVQGELHKDELRNALGNVGLKLKKEKVEQVGFIVDSFLQGSLSTDEVAFTFGEALALSSYDKVTYKEKSNEVKKNLSAVSFYVDEEGFTKQAELGYTYGEGANTARRLVNIPGNLLTPTDLAYEAKVLAEKHGFDYDVLEEDEMESLGMGALLAVSQGSDQKAKMIVMRYNGNKESKEVTALVGKGLTFDAGGYSLKPAANMHTMKTDMGGAGAVLGAMDIIGQTKPKQNVLCVIPSSENLINGSAMKPGDVLRAMNGKTIEVRNTDAEGRLILADGVAYAVQLGATRLIDVATLTGACVVALGHDTTGAVTNDNELMERVRRAGEETGEPVWAFPNSQPYKDMLKTSDVADLNNAPGRAGGSITAGLFIGEFVGSTPWVHLDVAGTASKDKGSSLGPAGATGIMARTLAWFVAHS